CTATTTCTATTAAGGATGACATGCAAAAATATGAGATATTCGAAAAGTATAAAAAAGAATTGtatttttctaccaaaaaaaaaaaaagaattgtaTTTAcacataataattttaattttagtacTTTTATTAATTAAGTTGTGACATGTAAAAGATAATAAATTCAAATATAAGTAACAATTTTAAATTAATGTCAACCTTAACCCAATCCAtcccaacccaacccaaaaacttctGTCAATTTCATATCAATTCCAAAATGACCTATTAGCTTAGCTACTAAACTAAACCCAAACACTATAATCGTTTAACTTCGCCTAGCGTTATTGCGACCCTACATAGATCAAAGGAAAAACTGTTTCAATATGAATCAACAAGCCACAAATATAGCACAGAAATGAAGCAAGTGAAGATGTTTCCATGTGTGAGCTACAAGATAATTTGATTGCTTTGTTTGCCAAAAATACTAGGCCCGAATGTTGAATGAACAATCTCAATCAAGAGAGGAAACTGCAGAAGAGCAAATAAGGTAACAGGTGCACAAGCTACTAATCCAATTGGAACTGCAATCCAATTCACTCTGTGAAACAAAACCAAGTAAAACGATGCACAAAACGCTGCAAGCATAGAGGCTATTGAACAAAATAACGTGATCAGACCGATACTCATCCTCATTGGTAATGCCTTGACAAAATCTTCTTCCGCATAACGCGATGTCAGGATTCCGAGAAACATTAGCAATGAGGTTGATGAAGAAAACAGTGCTAAAGCATCTGCTATTGCAAATACCATGAAAGGTGTTTGATTTAAGTATATTGGAGTCCCTTCATTGTCGATATTGCCTCCGGGGACTGTAAAAGCTGCAGCAAAAACAACTGTCACAATAAGTGCAGCAACTGTTGCGCATGATGTAGCTGTATTCTTCATCCATTTCTCTCCTTTTTCAAGTAGTTTTTCATGCTCCTCCGTAAACAACATCCTTGGAGTTCTTCTATCATTATTTTTCAATTCCTTGAATGCCGGTTGAACGAACTTTTCCACTTCCTGTTCTTTACATGTATGGAAGAAAAAATGCAAGGGAAGTCAATTGTGGCACTGAGAAATCACGTACAAATTAGCATCAATGCAAATGTGAGGATACGACCTTAAACCATTGCAACTCTCGTTGCATTTGCAGAGTAGCACCAGAAATCTTGTTTGATGGTGACAATTTCGCTGCCAAATGTAGCATATTGTTGCCTAAGTAATCAACTTGTGCTGTTGCAACAAATTTATTCTTACCCATTTGATGTAGAAGATTAAAAATCATTTCTTGGCGGTATTTTACAGCTAGAAGAAAAATATTATGGCCCTCCAAATTTTGGCAAAAAATTATAGTAGGACAAGCGTTAATAGACTCCTCAACAAACTCAGTAATACCCGATTCAACAGCAATTAGTGCTGCATTTCCTACTAGATTATCCGCTTCTACCGGTTTGGCTTTGGTAGCCTCAAAAAGCAAAAGTCTGAGTAGCTCCTTTGCTTGCTTCTGTATCAAGATGGTATTTTGTATGTCTTGTATAAATATTGGAAACCGGTCAGTTTTGTTTCGGTTTTCCTCCATACTATTTATATCTGCAAAATCTGCATTATAAAATGAGTATTCAATATACAAAGCCAAGTTAAAGATGGTGTAAAGGAATCAGAATTATATACCAACATTGAATTAACAACCGTCGGACTCGTCCAAACCCACTTCCGGTAGCAAATGCCTGAGGCTTTTTGGCTAACATATCCAAAGCCGTATATCCCCAGTCATTTCTTCGTTGTGCTAGTATGGGTTTATACTTCAATAGGTCAATTGCTATGCCTGCTCATCAACAATCAGCTGATAATTACTAAAGTATATACGGGTGCCAATTTCTGATATTTGGCATCTTTGTTTGTTGCATTTACATCATATATAATCGTATGCAATACATAACACGATTACTGCCACCGCTAATTAAGATTGCACATACCGTAAAAACCAGCCAAGATGAGTGAGATCATAAGCCGGGCACCATCTTTATCATCGAAAGGACTCGGGTATTCATCAAGAGTGACTGAAAGAAGATACAAAACAGTTTCCTTATGAGCATAAGCAGCTGCAACATGGAGAGGAGTGTTATTAGAAAAGTTTCTTGCTTGAGTCAAGCAAGGATTCTTTTCCACTAATATCTTTGCAGCTTCTATATTTCCAGCATAAGCAGCATTGTGTAGAGGATTGTCGCCCCACATATTCGGTATTGCCACGGAATCTGCAGGCATCTTTTCCACAAGCTTCTGAACGAATTCAATGGAGTGACCAGCGCCCACTGCCACGAAAAGAGCTGTCTCATTCCTGCCTGAAATTGTACCAGTTAAAGCGGATGTGTCATTTTCAAGAAATCTTTCAAAGCTGAGCCAATCGCCATGTAGTGCTGCTCTATGCAGTGGCAAGTGGGGATTTTCGTTCCCATCCTGCATTTTCTTGCTCCCTGTACTGGAATTGGACAACGGTATATATTGTAAGTAATCTGAAATTTGAAAGCCATATATAGGCCAACATCAAAACAACTTGAAAATTCTTTAATTATTAAGTGAGCAAATAAAGCTTTCACCTTCCATTTGCGTGTTCTAACATTAAGCATATAGCAGATTATACTTTTCTTTGCTCCAAAAACAAGCATAGCATTTTATGCTTTTCAAACCAATACCTTTTTCCTTTTGAGTGCAAATTGTTATGCCAAAAGAGGTTTGAAGAACAAGCCAGAGTAACACTATATATCAAAAAGGATTCTGAgaaagaatgagttgtgcaaTCTTCTATCTAATCTCCTGCATAATGGCTTCTGCTTTTTTAACAGGATTTTCAATCATATAGCAGCAGAGAAGAGCATAATACACATGGTAAGTCTTTAAATTTAACTCATCGAAAAGTTCATTGAAGTTTGTTTCTGCATATCCAAATCCACGAGTTCTATGAAATAGACGCAGTCGAACAGAAGTACCACAAGAACTAGGTGATAAAGTCGCATACTGACAATCATGCATCTAATGTGATATCTGAACAATAAGAGAAAAGGTCTGAAATTGCAAAAAAGAGCAATAAGATACAAATCTAGGTTTTGGAGGGGTACTTGGCATATGAAAAAGTAATGATTCAGGAACTAACTTTAAGAGAAGAAGAGCCATTCAACAATGACAAGAGCATAGAGACAGATGTATTGCATTTGCAAGTATAATCAATGAGCTTTCTAATGATTATTGGTTTCAGAGAATCACAATGAAACTTGAGATTGTTAATTAAATGCACAAAAGACATCAGAAAAGAGGAAAAATAAGAACAATGAAATTCTTCTTTAATGAACCTGATTGCTACAATTCCACGAAAGAAAAGCAAAATATCTCAGTAGCATGATTGCTACAATTCTTCTTCGATGTTCCCTTCACAGATCCAATCTACCAGTCTTAGCATCAAAATCCTTTCTAAACAGCATTAACttctccatttttcttaacaCTGTCAAAGCTGGCACAATCAACCCCAAAATTCAGATACGCATTAAAAGCCATTGCATATATTGGCCATCCATCAATCGACTGAGCTTCCAGATATGCATTTTCAGATCATCCTTTTTCTGATAGGCATTCAGATACTCAGAATACTCTCTGGCCCCTATCCGATCCAAGATTTTTTCCATTCCAGAAATGTGAGATGCAGCAACAGAAGGTTCCATTGTATTACCTCCAAAGCATGAGTCTGGCTGCAGAAGCCAAAtgagagaccggagaaggggtTTCTTAACTTTGTTTCCTTCTCTGATCCATCGATCGAGCACTGGTACCACTGAGAATTTAGGGTCTGTCACATTATTGATATGTTTCCGTAATGGTGAATCTTCTgcatcagaagaagaagaagcgggcGATGGAGGGGGCAAGGGTTGTTGGGGATGAAATTGAATGATTTGGGAAAGGAGAAGAGAGGGTTTAAACACCGAAGGAGGGTTTTGTCAAACGAAAGTTGTTTAAATTAAGGGATAAgatggaaaaataaaaataaaaaattacccaTCTTACCTTGACATTATAAGCAATTTGAGCTCTTGGTTGCATTGTCCATGGTCAAGGACGGGATCTCCAATTCAAGTCAGGATGGCCTAACTTGACCAGATCTCTAATTCAAGTCCAAAATGGTCTAAGCCaaagaaaagaataaaagaaacatttgATTGATCTTTTATGTGGAGTTACTTCACGTTTTAGCTCACTTTGCCAAAGAAAAGAATAGAAGAAACATCGCATTCATCTTTTTTGTTGAGGTACTTCACAAGTTTTCTTAATAGTGAGCACAATTCTTCTAATTTGGATTAACTAATTAAAGAGTGAATTAGACCCATCTTTTTCCAAGCTATATATCTCATATGAGCCAATTTGTAGTAACTATTAGCTAGTCCCTCGTGAAACCATATATCGAGTGACGCGCACACACTGCCATGTGAAAAGCTGTCTTATTCATGCCTGAAACTGTACTAGTTAGAGAAGATGCGCCATTAAGCATATATAgcctttatacttttctttgcTCTAGCAATAAGCATAGCATTTTATGCTTGGAGTCCAATTTGTTATGGACAAAAACAGGTTTGAAGAAAGAGCTAATGTAACACTATCGAAAACGATCTTGAGAGAGAGTGAGTCGCAATACAACTCTTAGCGGTAATACAACTAAATGTACATATGATTTTATTCTCCAACTAAATGTCTGTTTGGTTCTCCTTTCTGtacttcttttttatttttttcaccacaaacaataataattattttagaagGTGAATCAACTTCTACCTGCTAAAAAGCAAACAACAGATGTGAATAGTTGAACAAAACAAGTTCAAAATTCATGATGTGTAAACAAAAATCCTCAATTACCTTCTCTCTATGCTTGTACAATTGTGTTTATTACGGGTAAGAAACTAATCAATGAATAAATACGCACTCAGATCACTTACCAAGATGACAAAACATAAAAAGAGCACTATTTATTACTCAACATAACCTAATTCCTAGGCATAAACCAAACTGCTTACTGTAGTAACAACTATCTCTTCAAGCTCAACTATAATGaaataattttagaaaaaagCTACCATTTACAGTACGCTGAACTAAAAGCCATTTCCAACGCAAATAACAGCTCAAGTGGGCGAAGGTCATTTGCTCCTCTAAATGTATGTGTTGATGTACGTATCCAAGGCCGGGTTATATCTCAAGATATCAGTAAACATGCAAGGTTATGGTCATTTCATGGGAAGATTCGGGCGGGGTAGGATACTGTTAGCGAGTTCTTCATTTATCTTGACTGGAAGTGGTGGCATCTGCTTCATTACTTCTGGCAAGTCATTCAACCTGCAAATCGACGTAAACAGATGAGCTTAAATGGTAAACGGAATCTAGCTGCAATCTGCATTATGCTCAATCAGCCCGAGCTTGGGCCAATTCCTTGCATGTAGGAATTCCAGATCTTAACAAAGAAAAGTGCTGCAGAAGGTGCATAAAGCAGATAAATTCTATAACACAGATAGATCAAGGGAAAAGAATTGCAATAACCACCTATTAAAGTTACATATTAACAGTTGAAGGAAGAAGTTGGACATACTCGTTCGTAATCTTAAGAATGTTATCCCGAGTTTGGCAGAGGAGACTAATATTATCCTGTACCTGAAAAAGTAAAAagatagagaaaaaaaaaagttctcaGTTGGACAGGTAATATTCATTTACTattattatcaaattaaaatcttTGCAAATGCTTCTCAATGCAGTGAGTCAATCAAGTAcattaaaaatgtttttttgtTATGCACAGCCCACTCGTTCATTCATGTGCATTCAAATATCCAAACATCAATGGGGAAAAATAGtgtccaaaaagaaaaaacatatgGCAATGCTATGTAAATGCAGAATCTAAGAACgaatcatatttcatttttagGCTACATCTACAATTTCTCGGGCCAAATACATAGTTGCATCAGAGgacaaaaaaatgttttctccaaAACAGTGATGTTATATACATTTATGGGAAATCCCAGTGCCCTTTCCCCTTTGTCAGGGTCAGCAAATGATGCACACTTTTTGAGacataaaaatagataaatgcATCACAATCTGAATAAGGAAGCCAAATATTAATCAACAATGCTATAGAGAAAACATAAATTCATCCCTCCTACCAAATATGCATCACAGAAACCAGATATTAGTCAACAATGAATAATGCAGTAGTTTGAAAAATTTGGATTTCAGGTAAACAATACATTCATTTAGTTGAGAATCATGTATATTCCAATTAACCTATAAATATCTACTAACACAGACAATGATTTGATAGGACAAAAGCAGTCACCTTCATTGCAGAAAGATTAGCAGATATAAGATTGAATGCCTTCGCATTTTGCTCAAGAAGCTCGCCTGTAACTCCACCAATCACTGAAAGCAGCAAAATGCAACTTATAAAAAACTCAATAAAATAACACTGTCATAGAAATAATTAATGAAAGGCTTCATTTGCAATAAAAGAAATGACCACTTAACAGATTGAGCACTATTTTAGTCCTGCATAACTTGGGAATCAGATCAGACCTAACCTTACAACACATTACTACTTTAGATTTCTACATTAAACACAAGCTACCAATACATGAAAAAAATATTCTGAATTTCCAATGCTCCCAGCCCAAACTCTCTCCTTTATCCTAAGACCCATTAGTGAGATAGCATTCATGAATTACATCCTGTAAACATAACTTAAGTTGCTCAACATTGCAAGAGCTGTCAGCATTCCAGGTAACAAACAAAATCAGCAAGTTCAATTGACATTTCTCAACAACAAAGACATACTCGCACATACAAGATATTTTATTTAACAAATAAGTGTCATATCTTAAATTGGACAATGCGAACTTAATTGGTATTTTGATTGTTCAACAGATCTGTTTATAATCTGAATAATGAACTACTTTCAATCACTAACCTAGTTAAACTCGTCCATGACTCAACCATAACTTAAATTAGATACAACACACTCACTTAATGTAGCACATGCAGACAGGTACAGACCCAATAAACTGAAAATACAAGATCCATTTGACTTGAGGAAATTAATTCAGAATCTTCAAGACTATCTTCACTATCTTcaacaaattaatttttaatgtaGCACATGCAGACAGGTACAGACCCCAACCTTAAATAAACTGAAAATTCAAGATCCATTTGACTTGAGCAAGTTAATTCAGAATCTTCAAGAGTATCTTCACTATATACGTCCAAAATAACATGCTTGTTATAATTTTCCTGCCTGaaaataattttctatttttgtatGTTCAAGATAAAACAGTGGCACATCTTCAATCTGAACAGGTGGTGTCAGTGTCAACAAAAGCATACAAGTCTGATGCTGCAAGGTGCAAACTCATATCATCCAcaaaacaacaaaacaaaatCTTGGCCCTAACCGAAGCATACTTGATTTCCGTCGAGCTTTCATACAGTTGAGTGACCGCAAGATTTTATAGCCAAAAGAGGGGAAGTGAAAAATTCCTAGACTAGCtggatattatttttaaattgaaaGTAAAAAATCATTCGTATTAAGGCATAGAGGTTTTGCACTTCAGCTCTTAAATGtctatttattatatttataagaAAGCACCATATCAAAAGCTGATGAACTGAACAAAATCATCGTGTGTAGATCGACCTtcatttatttagaaaaaaaacgTGTTTCCTGCCAAACCATCCAGAAAAATGAGGTTATATTCAGTAAGAGCATAGAACCTCACCACTGTATGAAATTCCATCATTGTAATCCACTGGTACCATTGTTGTTGCATATGGAAGAACATTAGGACTGGCCATGAAGTGAGATTGTTTCAAAGAAGGATCAGATGCTCTCTcctgagaaataaaaatagaaatatgtCTTAGCACTTACCAATACAAGACACTACCAATCACATCTTATAGATTACAAGTTGTCTATCCTGTATCCTATGATGCCACAAGCTAATATACATCACAAACAATCTTCTATGGGGCACTAGTCATTATCAATTTGTTTGGGAATCACTGTGTAAACCACATTAACGTTAGAAGGTACCCTAGCTATGAAATGAAAGCATTGTGCTACACTTTGTTGAGCACTTATGACGATGTGAAAAATGCAAATTAAATATATCTTAGGCAGTCCAAAGTATGCGACTCTGTGTACCATCtacaaatatatatacacacacagcATATATACAAACACCATTTATTATCTCTACCCTATGAAACTACCATTTTTAATTCATGCATGCTTCTCAGTCTTTTCAATAATATTGAAATAGTGTCAAGTTCAAAAAGTATTCCAACAGTAGAACAAATCCATTCAGTTGCTTATTTAAGAAACTGGGATACATCTAAGGATGATATAGTTTGAGATTGTAACAAAATTAGAACAAATTTGTATGAAATCCAATTCAAGTAGACATGTGAATGGGTACAGTAAAACATTCAAAGCAACAAAGAGCAGTATATAACGATAATATACTAgtcataaaaaaacaaagttcatCTAACATGCTTTCAATCATGAAATATAGGTAATATGAAATAGCCACCTTCCTGAAACTATGCAATGAAATACAAATATCTCCTTGCTTATTATGTTGTTGATGTCTTAGGGTGAGAGATACAGACAGGATAGGTGCAAGGTTTTCAAGACATCAAATTACTCTATAGATGAACCGGCATAAAGTGCattaaaaatagaagaaaatcagACACATAATTATTAAAGATTTGCAAGTTCCTAACATGAAATACGTCACTAATTGACAGCAACTTGTACctttttttctttgcttttcctTGCTAAAACATCCTCCTTCCTTCTCTTGCTATTCTCTTTTTTCTGGACAAAGGATTAAACCAGTAAGTAAGCTAAAACATCAGACATCACATATATTATTCAGTAAAAAGCACATGTTCTTAAGTAAAACTCCAAGAAGAGAACCCTAAACCATGGAAAGTAACTCAATGATTGAATTATTTTCTCAACATATGATCAGATTAAAGGGACTAATTATAGACACCTTTCAAAAGGTGAATTGGTTATTGGACAACTGAAATTGCAGGTTTCAGGAACACATAAAACCAAATCTCGATAACATTAAATACAAATAGTATCAGATGCTTCAAGCAAGAACAGGAGAGAAAGATGGCATACCGTCATCCATCGGCAGCGCAATGCAACATCGCGGACAGTCTTATTTGGCAGCTGCATGGCTATCATGGCATAACGTCTTATGATCtgttcttttttatttctgCAGTATAATTGAAAAATCACATctcttaaataaataaatggcaCGCCATTACTGGTTAGACCCAAACTAAATATCTTTTACCAAATAGAAAAGAATGATTCATGACAGCTttaaaacatataaatataGAGTAGATACTACATGACAGCTTATATGATTAATGCAAGAGCCTCAAagtaattttcatatatatgcatgttaataataattttatttcataataAGAAAACCAAATAATGATATCCAAAGGTTTAATATATGCAGGATCTTAACAATGGAAAGATGAAGTTACTCAAATACAAGAGCAAGAACAAGAAGGTTAGGTAAATCCAAATTATATTTTGGCTAAATTTCTTATCAATACTAAGCATCAGAAACAttatccttcttcttccttatcTGCAAAGATAACTAAATTGCTGAAAACATTTTCTAGAACAGAAGAAAACTAAGCTTGTATAATGACGCATTTAATCCATATTGGACTGTTTCAAGTGCAACAGTACGGTCTTTAACTCCGTGTCTAGCTCGTATTGGTAAATTTAGCTGTACAAAGCATAAAATCAACTTAATATTGCGGAATGCTTTCTTCTGGAACTTAAGTAATTTCCCGAAAATACAATCCAGTTCCTGCAAAGCTATCAGCTAAATTACACTAACTCAATTTATTGCTCTGGCCGCAAAAGTCAAAACAAACGCAGAACTTACGAAGAACCCAGAAACACGATTCAAAGAAGCAACAAAAAGGTCAAAACACCCAACAGAAGCACTGAACAGAATTTCAACagaattaacaaaaaaaatcaaagaatcTAATTCAAGTGAAGCAACAAGGCGCTAAAAAATACGGAGAGAATGAAAACCTACTCTTTCAAACCATCTTCAAGAATTCTTTGCTCTTCCAAGCTCCAATCTGTTGAAATACCAGGATTATGTCTCAAAGGCGTACCAGAACTCTCATGCCCTGAATTACCGTTCCCGTTGGTAGGATTGACTCCATTGAAAGAAGCTGGAGCATGATTAGCATCTTGATTATTAGTTCCAGATGAGTTCGCCAtacttaaaaacaaaacaatcAAACAAGATTTCTCTATATGCTTGTAGCCACAGAATTCAAACCCTCGCGAAAAACAATTTCAAGATGCCAGTTATTGTTCGCAAAATTCCGCCAGTATCGATGTTCCCGCCATAAAATGAGGCAAAACAAAGATTGAGAGAAGGTATTGTTCTCGATTTCTCTATTTGAGAATCATTTGAAACAGGAGAAGAAAAAGAGTTTGATTCTCAATATATAACAAATAGAAACGGAGATGAAATATACGAGAGAGAAGGAAGCTCCGTATGACAATgaaatttgagagagagagagagagagaaagagagagatggCTCTGTACGGAATCGAATTTGAAGTTTGGAGGTGGAAGAAAAcattaatttgttgtttttcaatttctgcgcttttattgttattatccaTTAAATCATCAAATCACGgcgtgaaaaaaatatatttaacacATAACAAAATaggggtaaataatttattattttttaacttATTATACTGTTTAATCTtcgtattttaaaaaatatattataaaatttatatcttttattaatattaattatttgatctttctatttattttttttaaatttttaaccattatatttaacataaataaatatataaaaaataatagaataatataatttttttatatttattataaacTATTTTAAAAGCTAAAATATGTTcgattaaattttaaaaaaaaaactagatagataaattaaatggttaatttttttttatcaattcttCATAATCTTGGATTAAACGCTCGTCATCATAAGGTCTCTCGAATCATTGAAGTTAGATGGTAGCTCCCTCCATCTGATTGGATTAAAGCTAGCACTGATACATCCGTAACCTCGGGTAGAGCTGGTTGCGGGGTGGTTTTTCGAAATAGTCAGGGACGtcctcttggatcatttgtCTTCCCCCTTGATTATGCTTTGGTACACATGGCGGAATTGCAAGCTGCTATTTTTGCAGAAAAAAATggttaattttgtttttaataatatataaaattaactaaatttattaatattaaatcttccatttgtttaaattaaaaaaatattaaaagataattaataattatttttaaaataataattatattttctaataattatctACAGAATAATTATCTTTTTTAAATACGAtaattattagtattttctgttttttttaaacaagtATTTTCTGTTAGAGATAAAGGTTTAAAAGGCATaaactaataaataaaatatattgatAATTATCTTATAGATTACTAACAGAAAATATAAgtggttcaaaaaaaaacagaaaatataataaatagtATCTAAGAAATTACTCTATTTATGTTTATATTGTTTGAAATAAAATTACTTTGCACTGCTAATATTAAAAAGTATTTTATATTATCTTATGGttttttttggagataaaaaaaaaatactaggTTGCATAAAGCTGCTCTTGAAATTCTTCTGAAAAAAAAAGCTgctcttgaaaaaaaaaagcgCCTGCGCCGCAATTTACTTTTCActttaatttagttaaaaacATCCAATGATTAGAAATCAATAATAGCTAACGAATTTATTCAAAAAATAATTAGCTAacgaattattatttttataatttatccaACTCAAAATCTCTAGCTAACAAATTATTGATCTAAAAGAAGATAGGAATTTCCATGATATATTATTATTTGGTTATCCTCTCCTAATAATACTCCGATTGTTATTGGCTTCAACTATCTATGTACAAACTTCATTATTTTATATaacattttctttatttcatatagggttaaggtacaaaaatacccctaacgttttgggtcaggagtaattttacccttaacgtctaaaatggtgcaattttacccctaacgttggaagccaagagcaattttacccctaacgttaataaattggatcaatttgagaaataattcatcaaactgtcttcttggtcatgaatctttttatctacacttcatacgtgtgtcatttttatcagtaacaaattacaaaaattcgttaggatgtgaaaaaaaataaaaaatatattgtctttttgtacggattagacaaaaaaaattttaaaaatccaccgaatttataaatattaatcaaattctattattaaattataaaaaacatgaaatcctttttttagaatgaattattatgcaattggcgcagaataatgaataaaaatatctgtgttttataataatgtctgaaattgacccaatttatcaacgttaggggtaaaattgctcttggcttccaacattcggggtaaaattgcacaattttagacgttaaggataaaattgcttctggcccaaaacgttagtggtatttttgcaccttaatctcaatatatatgttaagagcatctccaagagactcttagtgaactctctaaaaataatataaataattcactcttagtgatttaagagtagctaagatatatcatctccaacaatgatTCTTATATTcacttcttatttattattttattattaagattattatttattgttacattaccaatagtgtgaggaaagagactcatcaataataaattattaataaaaaatgaagttaggaggcactaagaggtagAGAGTATGGAGAGGCTCTTATTGATTTGATGAGCCACTAAGAgactgttggagctgattttttattctccctcctcaaattttaacttaagagctaatttaagaggctgttggagatgctctaattaCTTCCATGCAATCACGAATTCagaatttattaataaagatattttaatatttatgggtgtttaattaaaatattttgagtaattttacctt
The window above is part of the Euphorbia lathyris chromosome 3, ddEupLath1.1, whole genome shotgun sequence genome. Proteins encoded here:
- the LOC136222107 gene encoding ankyrin repeat-containing protein ITN1-like isoform X5 is translated as MLEHANGSTGSKKMQDGNENPHLPLHRAALHGDWLSFERFLENDTSALTGTISGRNETALFVAVGAGHSIEFVQKLVEKMPADSVAIPNMWGDNPLHNAAYAGNIEAAKILVEKNPCLTQARNFSNNTPLHVAAAYAHKETVLYLLSVTLDEYPSPFDDKDGARLMISLILAGFYGIAIDLLKYKPILAQRRNDWGYTALDMLAKKPQAFATGSGFGRVRRLLIQYFADINSMEENRNKTDRFPIFIQDIQNTILIQKQAKELLRLLLFEATKAKPVEADNLVGNAALIAVESAKLSPSNKISGATLQMQRELQWFKEVEKFVQPAFKELKNNDRRTPRMLFTEEHEKLLEKGEKWMKNTATSCATVAALIVTVVFAAAFTVPGGNIDNEGTPIYLNQTPFMVFAIADALALFSSSTSLLMFLGILTSRYAEEDFVKALPMRMSIGLITLFCSIASMLAAFCASFYLVLFHRVNWIAVPIGLVACAPVTLFALLQFPLLIEIVHSTFGPSIFGKQSNQIIL